From Streptomonospora salina, the proteins below share one genomic window:
- a CDS encoding type I polyketide synthase, whose protein sequence is MTEHSPGSAPQPPAADRVAAALRSALKDNERLTEHNRRLSAALHEPVAVVGVGCRFPGGVESPEGLWDLVASGGDATSGFPGDRGWDVEGLFDPDGGRAGSSRVRRGGFLADAAGFDAAFFGVSPREALAMDPQQRVLLETAWEAVERAGIDPASLRDSSTGTYIGAIAQEYGPRMYAADDEGTGHTLTGSMPSVVSGRVAYTLGLRGPAVTVDTACSSSLVALHQAVQALRRGECDLALAGGATVMGSPGVFVEFSRQGGLSHDGRCRSYGAGADGTGFGEGAGVLVLERLSDAVAAGRRIWGVVRGSAVNSDGASNGLSAPSGVAQEAVMRAALADAGVGASEVGVVEGHGTGTVLGDPIEVRALGAVYGRARVGAGGVVVGSVKANIAHAQAAAGVAGLVSLLGVVGRGVVPGLAGAEEGLSELVDWGGLGLGAVVGGSRVWEESGGRRIGAVSSFGISGTNAHVLVEEPPADTPHPRAFTRPATSAAPDTGQERLPGGKRTAGTGAFADDAPPWPLSGHTPQALSDQARTLRAHLLQHPGDTAADVAATLSTARAHLEYRAVVGAADRDGYLAGLAALERGEAPADGVRGSGGPPGKTVFVFPGQGAQWPGMAADLLERSSVFAAAVDECGAALAPHVDWSLRAVLRGDTAAPDPDRVDVVQPALWAVMVALARLWISCGVRPDTVIGHSQGEIAAAHVAGALSLEDAARVAALRSRAVHAHAGDGAMAQVPLDADGVRALIGARADLADRVGVAAVNSPASTVVSGDGPAVRSLVADADEHGIRARTVAVDYASHSAHMEALRPAVLADLAGVSSRRPRIAFHSTVTGRPVGEGELDAEYWYSNLRRPVGFAEAVRTLAESDHGLFAEMSPHPVLTMAVEQTAEAAAEHAAASGRPEPRAAAVGSLRRGDGGWPRFTASLAQAYARGAPVDWTAVYAGTGLRGAELPTYAFQHGRYWRPPRPAPAAPAAPAASAAERDGAAGPGAAGAADDRFWAAVDDGDAESAAAALGAAAEPVRALMPALERWHRRRRERDALAGLCYREQWTPAPAPAAPPAGGRWLVVREPSGSAADTGRAWCDALAARGLAVETLEAKRSETDRASLAELLRTAAGTAEAPLDGVLCLLPADGGDAAAPAAGTALAAALLQAMGDTGLDAPLWCATRGAVSTGADDPLRSPAQAAVWGLGRVAAQEHPRRWGGLVDVPESPDRRTAALLHTALCASGGEDQLAVRTAGLRARRLVRTCAPEPAGPAGDPWRPRGTVLITGGTGALGAHTARRLAEHGGPHLHLLLAGRRGPAAPGAAELADELRATGTCVTLAACDTADRAEVQRLLAAVPAEHPLSAVVHTAAALDDAPVGDLDAARIDAAMAVKAGGAHHLHELTAGAGLSAFVLYSSVAGMLGISGQGNYAPANAYLDALARHRRAAGLPATSLAWGAWSGTGMSRRDDVAGLLHRHGMPGMAPQVAAAALEPAFTGGADAAFAVADIDWGRFAPAFTAARPSALLDEVPEARRAAAPPGTPGAGAAPEAGPDPAGALGRRLSEASPPERDRIARTLVREHVAAALGHTAPEAVDEARPFTELGLDSVTAVDLRNRLGAATGLRLPAALAFEHPTVAAVAARLRTELGADGDAGDGGAADPSGAEPAADPPAGDAELAALEELLPRLDSERLHESGVAQRLQALARTAARSETPTAADGSLDDATPDEVFAVIDDELGAP, encoded by the coding sequence GGGTGGGGTGTCGGTTTCCGGGGGGTGTGGAGTCGCCGGAGGGGTTGTGGGATCTGGTGGCTTCGGGTGGTGACGCCACGTCGGGGTTTCCGGGGGATCGCGGGTGGGATGTGGAGGGGTTGTTCGACCCGGACGGGGGGCGTGCGGGGTCGAGTCGTGTGCGGCGCGGGGGGTTTCTGGCGGATGCGGCGGGGTTCGACGCGGCGTTTTTCGGGGTGTCGCCGCGGGAGGCGCTGGCGATGGATCCGCAGCAGCGGGTGCTGTTGGAGACGGCGTGGGAAGCCGTCGAACGCGCCGGCATCGATCCGGCTTCGCTGCGCGACAGCTCTACCGGAACCTACATCGGCGCGATCGCCCAGGAGTACGGACCGCGGATGTATGCGGCCGACGACGAAGGCACCGGCCATACCCTGACCGGGTCCATGCCCAGCGTCGTCTCCGGCCGCGTGGCCTACACCCTGGGGCTGCGCGGCCCGGCGGTCACCGTCGACACCGCGTGCTCGTCGTCGCTGGTGGCGCTGCACCAGGCGGTGCAGGCGCTGCGGCGCGGCGAGTGCGACCTCGCCCTCGCCGGCGGTGCCACGGTGATGGGCTCGCCGGGCGTGTTCGTGGAGTTCTCCCGCCAGGGCGGGCTTTCGCACGACGGCCGGTGCCGCTCCTACGGGGCCGGCGCCGACGGGACCGGCTTCGGCGAAGGCGCCGGTGTGCTGGTTCTGGAGCGGTTGTCGGATGCGGTGGCTGCGGGGCGGCGGATCTGGGGTGTGGTGCGGGGGTCGGCGGTGAATTCGGACGGGGCGAGTAACGGGTTGTCGGCGCCGAGCGGGGTGGCGCAGGAGGCGGTGATGCGGGCGGCTTTGGCCGATGCGGGGGTGGGGGCTTCCGAGGTGGGGGTGGTCGAGGGGCATGGGACGGGCACGGTGCTGGGTGATCCGATCGAGGTGCGGGCGCTGGGTGCGGTGTATGGGCGGGCTCGTGTCGGGGCCGGTGGTGTGGTGGTGGGGTCGGTGAAGGCCAATATCGCTCATGCGCAGGCGGCGGCGGGGGTCGCGGGGCTGGTGTCGTTGCTGGGGGTGGTGGGGCGTGGTGTGGTGCCGGGGTTGGCGGGGGCCGAGGAGGGGTTGTCGGAGCTGGTCGATTGGGGCGGGTTGGGGTTGGGTGCGGTGGTCGGGGGTTCGCGGGTGTGGGAGGAGAGCGGAGGTCGGCGGATCGGGGCGGTGTCGTCGTTCGGTATCAGTGGCACCAACGCTCACGTGCTCGTCGAAGAACCGCCCGCCGACACCCCGCACCCGCGCGCCTTCACCCGCCCCGCCACCTCCGCAGCACCCGACACCGGCCAGGAGCGGCTGCCCGGCGGGAAGCGGACGGCCGGAACCGGAGCCTTCGCCGACGACGCCCCGCCCTGGCCGCTGTCCGGGCACACCCCCCAGGCGCTGTCGGACCAGGCCCGCACCCTGCGCGCCCACCTGCTGCAGCACCCCGGCGACACCGCGGCCGACGTCGCCGCCACCCTCTCCACCGCCCGCGCCCACCTGGAGTACCGCGCCGTGGTCGGCGCCGCCGACCGCGACGGCTACCTCGCCGGCCTGGCGGCGCTGGAACGCGGCGAAGCGCCCGCCGACGGTGTCCGCGGCAGCGGCGGCCCGCCCGGCAAGACCGTGTTCGTCTTCCCCGGCCAGGGCGCTCAGTGGCCCGGTATGGCCGCCGACCTGCTGGAGCGGTCGAGCGTCTTCGCCGCGGCCGTCGACGAATGCGGAGCCGCGCTCGCCCCCCACGTCGACTGGTCGCTGCGCGCCGTGCTGCGCGGCGACACCGCCGCGCCCGACCCCGACCGGGTCGACGTCGTCCAGCCCGCGCTGTGGGCCGTCATGGTCGCCCTGGCCCGGCTGTGGATCTCCTGCGGCGTGCGCCCCGACACCGTGATCGGGCACTCCCAGGGCGAGATCGCGGCCGCACACGTGGCCGGCGCCCTGTCGCTGGAGGACGCCGCCCGCGTCGCCGCACTGCGCAGCCGGGCCGTGCACGCCCACGCCGGCGACGGCGCGATGGCGCAGGTGCCGCTGGACGCCGACGGTGTGCGCGCGCTCATCGGCGCCCGCGCCGACCTCGCCGACCGGGTCGGCGTCGCCGCCGTCAACAGCCCCGCCTCCACCGTCGTCAGCGGCGACGGTCCGGCCGTGCGCAGCCTGGTCGCCGACGCCGACGAACACGGGATCCGGGCGCGGACCGTCGCCGTCGACTACGCGTCGCACTCGGCGCACATGGAGGCGCTGCGCCCGGCCGTCCTCGCCGACCTCGCCGGCGTCTCCTCCCGGCGGCCCCGCATCGCCTTCCACTCCACCGTCACCGGCCGGCCCGTCGGCGAAGGCGAACTCGACGCCGAGTACTGGTACTCCAACCTCCGCCGCCCGGTCGGGTTCGCGGAAGCCGTGCGCACGCTGGCAGAAAGCGACCACGGCCTCTTCGCGGAGATGAGCCCGCACCCGGTGCTGACCATGGCCGTCGAGCAGACCGCCGAAGCGGCGGCCGAGCACGCCGCCGCTTCCGGGAGGCCGGAACCCCGCGCGGCCGCCGTCGGCTCGCTGCGCCGCGGCGACGGCGGGTGGCCGCGCTTCACCGCCTCCCTGGCCCAGGCCTACGCCCGCGGCGCCCCCGTCGACTGGACCGCCGTCTACGCCGGCACCGGCCTCCGCGGCGCCGAACTGCCCACCTACGCCTTCCAGCACGGCCGCTACTGGCGCCCGCCCCGCCCCGCGCCGGCAGCGCCCGCCGCCCCCGCGGCTTCCGCCGCCGAGCGGGACGGCGCTGCCGGACCCGGTGCCGCCGGTGCCGCCGACGACCGGTTCTGGGCGGCGGTGGACGACGGCGACGCCGAATCCGCGGCCGCCGCTCTGGGCGCCGCCGCCGAACCGGTACGCGCCCTGATGCCCGCACTGGAGCGCTGGCACCGGCGTCGCCGGGAACGGGACGCGCTGGCCGGACTGTGCTACCGCGAGCAGTGGACGCCCGCCCCCGCCCCCGCGGCACCGCCCGCCGGCGGCCGCTGGCTGGTGGTACGCGAACCGTCCGGCAGCGCGGCCGACACCGGGCGGGCCTGGTGCGACGCGCTGGCGGCCCGCGGCCTGGCCGTGGAAACGCTTGAGGCCAAGCGTTCCGAGACCGACCGCGCCTCGCTGGCGGAGCTGCTGCGCACCGCCGCCGGTACCGCGGAGGCCCCCCTCGACGGCGTACTGTGCCTACTGCCCGCGGACGGCGGCGACGCCGCCGCGCCGGCAGCCGGAACCGCGCTCGCCGCCGCGCTCCTGCAGGCGATGGGCGACACCGGTCTCGACGCCCCGCTGTGGTGCGCCACCCGGGGCGCGGTGTCCACCGGCGCCGACGACCCGCTGCGATCCCCGGCGCAGGCGGCGGTGTGGGGACTGGGCCGGGTCGCCGCCCAGGAGCACCCCCGCCGGTGGGGCGGCCTGGTGGACGTGCCCGAGAGCCCGGACCGGCGCACCGCCGCGCTCCTGCACACCGCCCTGTGCGCGTCCGGCGGCGAGGACCAGCTCGCCGTGCGTACCGCGGGCCTGCGCGCCCGCCGCCTCGTCCGCACCTGTGCGCCCGAGCCCGCGGGCCCCGCCGGCGACCCGTGGCGGCCGCGCGGAACCGTGCTCATCACCGGCGGCACCGGCGCCCTCGGCGCGCACACCGCCCGCCGCTTGGCCGAGCACGGAGGGCCGCACCTGCACCTGCTGCTGGCCGGGCGCCGCGGCCCCGCCGCGCCCGGCGCCGCGGAACTCGCCGACGAGCTGCGCGCCACCGGCACATGCGTCACCCTGGCCGCGTGCGACACCGCCGACCGGGCGGAGGTGCAGCGCCTGCTGGCCGCGGTGCCGGCCGAACACCCCCTCAGCGCCGTCGTGCACACCGCGGCGGCGCTCGACGACGCCCCCGTCGGCGACCTGGACGCCGCGCGCATCGACGCCGCCATGGCGGTCAAAGCGGGCGGAGCCCACCACCTGCACGAGCTTACGGCCGGCGCCGGCCTGTCGGCGTTCGTGCTCTACTCCTCGGTCGCGGGCATGCTCGGGATCTCCGGACAGGGCAACTACGCCCCGGCCAACGCCTACCTCGACGCGCTCGCACGCCACCGGCGCGCCGCCGGGCTGCCCGCCACCTCCCTGGCCTGGGGCGCCTGGAGCGGCACGGGCATGTCCCGGCGCGACGACGTGGCCGGCCTGCTGCACCGGCACGGGATGCCGGGCATGGCGCCGCAGGTCGCCGCGGCGGCGCTGGAGCCCGCCTTCACCGGTGGCGCCGACGCGGCCTTCGCCGTCGCCGACATCGACTGGGGGCGGTTCGCCCCGGCCTTCACCGCGGCACGCCCCAGTGCGCTGCTCGACGAGGTGCCCGAAGCGCGCCGCGCAGCCGCGCCCCCCGGAACACCCGGCGCCGGCGCCGCCCCGGAGGCCGGACCGGACCCGGCGGGCGCGCTGGGACGGCGCCTGTCCGAGGCGTCCCCGCCCGAACGCGACCGCATCGCCCGCACCCTGGTACGCGAGCACGTCGCGGCGGCGCTGGGCCACACCGCACCGGAAGCCGTCGACGAGGCCCGCCCCTTCACCGAACTCGGCCTGGACTCGGTGACGGCGGTGGACCTGCGCAACCGGCTCGGTGCGGCCACCGGGCTGCGGCTGCCCGCCGCGCTCGCGTTCGAGCACCCCACCGTGGCGGCGGTGGCCGCCCGTCTGCGCACGGAACTCGGCGCCGACGGCGACGCCGGCGACGGCGGTGCAGCCGACCCCTCCGGCGCCGAGCCCGCCGCGGATCCTCCGGCGGGGGACGCGGAGCTGGCGGCCCTGGAAGAGCTGCTGCCCCGCCTCGACAGCGAGCGGCTGCACGAATCGGGCGTCGCGCAGCGGCTGCAGGCCCTTGCGCGCACGGCCGCCCGCTCCGAAACGCCGACGGCCGCCGACGGCTCCCTGGACGACGCCACCCCCGACGAGGTCTTCGCGGTGATCGACGACGAACTCGGCGCTCCCTGA